A DNA window from Salvelinus alpinus chromosome 39, SLU_Salpinus.1, whole genome shotgun sequence contains the following coding sequences:
- the LOC139566640 gene encoding protein PAT1 homolog 1-like isoform X2: MFRFQSLDEDCTLEKEEGLVEEEDEIDQFNDDTFGDGAIDDDWQEEHKRLAELEEQKNNGLGGLGLGALGMGGMGGDNASTVHLPPPASRVPHPSSLPPPHHSLSSMPPPGLEKRGGGDLAESLAMLILGADPAIASVGGPAGPGDRSTGLPPPPSIPQQHHHPSQLPPHHPLTSSGLPPGPLHPSLLSYQQHQHLIRRGAAPMPQMNSHNIWENNLGFGPVSITPGLLTQMEDSPLMSIIKEVGLPNRPPPMMSEDGRDLSERAPPPRSSSPVIGSPPVRAVPIGTPPKQPMSHAMNHQQQIHHPTAIHVRAPVQHQHRYPPSFPERISPNTLLNIANSPLCRPPFPASMGPVLSQIQRAQMLNSQVAGFPRGCQGPPLLPGGGGFRPFFGQPPPHRMGPHPGGPPPNHVPCPIIRHNTTHLHPQHRRMLTQRMQSRGGERGGRVGDWRSRDPYSNLMTQREKEWVAKIQMMQLQSTDPYLDDYYYQNYFEKMEKRQERDRDGVRKEHTTKLITPQVAKLEHTYRPVQFAGSLGKLTVSSVNNPRKMIDTVVTSRTDDEEKREKQVWNKRRQILYTVEKMYSLLLEVQDFEKRFMQTPEEQREALLEQHKTHTLQLYASLKEKEWDDRVSDEQCLLIMSVRKGKRLISRLIPFLPPLQAATVVMGIARNLPALAKKDKQDQVLCWLVEPIAVVISSLSSASLTDLLQELQGSEGQLSRVLQNKFGVTLLYLILSEGERMQSSNPTCQLMDDNRWTELVFSVTRELLNVPSSSLSPPLFTPPNLLSLFSRYVDRQRLELLQEKLQISALSR, translated from the exons ACGATGACTGGCAGGAGGAGCACAAGCGCCTAGCCGAGCTCGAAGAACAAAAGAACAACGGACTCGGAGGTTTAGGACTAggggcactagggatggggggaatGGGAGGAGATAACGCCTCCACTGTTCACCTTCCTCCTCCCGCCAGTCGTGTCCCCCACCcgtcttccctccccccaccACATCACTCCCTCTCGTCGATGCCCCCTCCGGGCCTGGAGAAGAGGGGGGGAGGCGACCTAGCCGAGTCCCTAGCCATGTTGATTCTCGGGGCGGACCCGGCCATCGCCAGTGTGGGTGGTCCAGCCGGGCCTGGTGACCGGTCCACtggtctccctcctcccccttccattCCCCAGCAGCACCACCACCCCTCCCAGCTCCCTCCCCACCACCCGCTGACCTCGTCTGGGCTACCCCCCGGCCCACTGCACCCCTCCCTGCTTAGCTACCAGCAGCATCAGCACCTCATACGCCGAGGGGCGGCCCCCATGCCACAG aTGAACTCACACAATATCTGGGAGAACAACTTGGGATTCGGGCCTGTGAGCATCACCCCTGGACTACTCACTCAAATGGAG GACAGTCCACTTATGTCTATCATCAAAGAAGTGGGGCTGCCCAATCGGCCTCCGCCAATGATGAGCGAGGATGGGCGGGACTTGTCGGAAAGGGCCCCCCCGCCTCGCTCGTCCTCTCCCGTGATTGGTAGCCCACCAGTGAGGGCTGTGCCTATCGGGACTCCGCCCAAGCAGCCGATGAGTCATGCAATGAATCATCAGCAGCAG atcCACCACCCCACCGCCATTCATGTGCGAGCCCCGGTCCAACACCAACACCGCTACCCCCCTTCCTTCCCCGAGCGCATCTCTCCCAACACCCTCTTAAACATCGCT aacTCTCCTCTGTGTCGTCCTCCGTTCCCGGCCAGCATGGGCCCCGTTCTGTCCCAGATCCAACGCGCCCAGATGCTCAACTCTCAG gtTGCTGGCTTCCCCAGGGGCTGTCAGGGTCCCCCGTTGCTGCCTGGTGGCGGAGGCTTCAGGCCCTTCTTCGGCCAGCCCCCTCCCCACAGGATGGGTCCCCACCCCGGCGGGCCCCCTCCCAACCACGTCCCCTGTCCCATCATCCGGCACAACACCACGCACCTGCACCCCCAGCACCGCCGCATGCTCACCCAGAGGAtgcagagtagaggagg TGAGCGTGGCGGGCGTGTGGGGGACTGGCGGAGCAGGGACCCCTACAGTAACTTGATGACCCAGAGGGAGAAGGAGTGGGTGGCCAAGATCCAGATGATGCAGCTGCAGAGCACTGATCCCTACCTGGACGACTACTACTACCAG AATTACTTTGAGAAGATGGAGAAGAGgcaggagcgagacagagacggCGTGAGGAAGGAGCATACCACCAAACTCATCACCCCCCAGGTGGCCAAGCTTGAACACACCTACAGACCAG tGCAGTTTGCAGGCTCGCTGGGTAAGCTGACTGTGTCCAGCGTCAACAACCCCAGGAAGATGATCGACACGGTGGTGACTAGTCGCACTGACGACGAG gagaagagagagaaacaggtgtgGAATAAGAGACGGCAGATCCTCTACACTGTGGAGAAG aTGTACAGTCTGCTGCTGGAGGTGCAGGACTTTGAGAAGCGCTTCATGCAGACgccggaggagcagagagaggcccTGCTGGAGCAGCACAAAACCCACACGCTGCAGCTCTACGCCTCCCTGAAGGAGAAGGAGTGGGACGAcag GGTGAGTGACGAGCAGTGCCTGTTGATCATGTCGGTGCGTAAGGGAAAGCGCCTCATCTCCAGGCTCATCCCTTTCCTGCCTCCGCTGCAGGCCGCCACCGTTGTCATGGGGATTGCCCGGAACCTGCCCGCCCTGGCCAAGAAAGACAAACAGGACCAG gTGCTGTGCTGGTTGGTGGAGCCCATTGCCGTGGTGATCTCATCCCTATCTAGCGCCTCGCTCACAGATTTGCTGCAGGAGCTGCAAGGCAGCGAGGgtcaactgtccagagtgttaCAAAATAAG TTTGGTGTGACGCTGCTTTACCTGATcctgagtgaaggagagagaatgcAGAGCTCCAACCCCACCTGTCAACTCATGGATGACAATCGATG GACAGAGTTGGTGTTCTCTGTGACCAGGGAGCTGCTCAACGTGCCCTCCTCgtccctgtcccctcctctcttcacccctcccaacctgctctctctcttctcgcgCTACGTAGACCGACAGAGGCTGGAGCTGCTGCAGGAGAAGTTACA GATCTCCGCATTGTCGAGGTAG